The Enterobacter kobei genome has a segment encoding these proteins:
- the cof gene encoding HMP-PP phosphatase: MARLAAFDMDGTLLMPDHRLGEKTLSALKRLRERDVTLTFATGRHVLEMRHLLGAFSLDAFLITGNGTRIHTVEGEVLHRQDLNPEVADIVLHSTWDTQASVHVFNDQGWFTGSEIPELLHAHVYSGFKYQLIDLRRIPAHAVTKICFCGDHDDLRRLRIQLNEALGNRAHLTFSAVDCLEVLPVGCNKGSALAVLSDHLGLTLQDCMAFGDAMNDREMLGSVGRGLIMGNAMPQLIAELPHLPVIGHCGNEAVSHFLTHWLDNNNLPYSPE; encoded by the coding sequence ATGGCCCGCCTCGCTGCATTTGATATGGACGGCACGCTGTTAATGCCGGATCACCGTCTGGGAGAGAAAACGCTGAGTGCCCTGAAGCGCCTGCGCGAGCGAGATGTCACTCTGACATTTGCCACCGGCCGACATGTTCTGGAGATGCGCCATTTACTGGGCGCGTTTTCTCTTGATGCTTTTCTGATCACCGGAAACGGAACGCGCATTCACACCGTCGAAGGGGAGGTACTGCACCGTCAGGATCTTAACCCGGAAGTGGCGGATATCGTCCTGCACAGCACCTGGGACACACAGGCCAGTGTCCACGTTTTTAACGATCAAGGCTGGTTTACCGGAAGCGAAATCCCCGAGTTACTGCATGCGCATGTCTATAGCGGTTTTAAATATCAGCTTATCGATCTGCGCCGGATCCCCGCCCACGCGGTGACCAAGATCTGCTTCTGTGGCGATCACGACGATCTGCGACGCCTGCGCATCCAGTTAAATGAGGCGCTCGGCAACCGGGCGCATCTGACCTTCTCGGCGGTAGATTGTCTGGAAGTATTACCCGTGGGCTGTAACAAAGGTTCCGCCCTGGCGGTACTGAGCGACCATCTGGGCTTAACGCTGCAGGATTGTATGGCATTTGGCGACGCCATGAATGACCGAGAGATGCTGGGCAGCGTGGGGCGCGGCTTGATTATGGGGAATGCGATGCCGCAGCTGATTGCCGAGCTTCCTCATCTGCCCGTTATCGGACACTGCGGTAACGAAGCGGTGTCCCATTTTTTGACTCATTGGCTGGACAACAACAACCTCCCTTATTCCCCCGAATAG
- a CDS encoding PLP-dependent cysteine synthase family protein, with amino-acid sequence MNSTWVKHAISEINADYQRSADTHLIRLSLPGFDGIQLYLKDESTHPTGSLKHRLARSLFLYGLCNGWIKEGTPIIESSSGSTAVSEAYFARLLGLPFIAVMPSCTAKRKIEQIEFYGGRCHFVESACEIYAASEMLARELNGHYMDQFTFAERATDWRGNNNIADSIFRQMTHEPHPVPSYIVMSAGTGGTSATIGRYIRCQGYDTQLMVVDPQNSVFLDYWQSRDADLRSPSGSKIEGIGRPRVEPSFIPDVVDEMLRVPDAASVATAHWLETQLGRKVGASTGTNMWGALQLAARMREEGRTGSIVTLLCDSGERYLETYYNAEWVQANIGDITPWKVQIAQLLK; translated from the coding sequence ATGAATAGCACCTGGGTTAAACATGCCATCAGCGAAATCAATGCCGACTACCAGCGTTCGGCGGATACCCACCTGATCCGCCTTTCCCTGCCGGGATTTGACGGTATTCAGCTCTATCTTAAGGATGAAAGCACCCATCCGACCGGCAGCCTGAAGCATCGCCTGGCGCGCTCACTGTTTTTATACGGTTTATGTAACGGCTGGATCAAAGAAGGCACTCCCATTATTGAATCCTCGTCCGGTTCAACCGCCGTGTCCGAAGCCTATTTTGCCCGCCTGCTGGGCCTGCCGTTTATCGCGGTGATGCCCTCCTGCACTGCAAAACGCAAAATCGAGCAGATCGAATTTTACGGCGGTCGCTGCCACTTCGTTGAGAGTGCCTGCGAAATCTACGCCGCCTCTGAAATGCTGGCCCGTGAGCTCAACGGTCACTATATGGACCAGTTTACCTTCGCCGAACGCGCAACGGACTGGCGCGGCAATAACAACATCGCTGACAGTATTTTCCGCCAGATGACCCACGAGCCGCACCCCGTGCCGTCGTACATTGTGATGAGCGCCGGTACCGGTGGCACCTCAGCCACCATAGGACGCTACATTCGCTGTCAGGGCTACGATACCCAACTGATGGTGGTTGACCCGCAAAACTCGGTGTTCCTCGACTACTGGCAGAGCCGCGATGCCGATCTTCGCAGCCCGTCAGGCAGTAAAATTGAAGGAATTGGCCGCCCGCGCGTGGAACCGTCATTCATCCCAGATGTAGTGGATGAAATGCTGCGCGTGCCGGATGCCGCCAGCGTGGCAACCGCACACTGGCTGGAAACCCAGCTTGGCCGCAAAGTCGGGGCATCGACAGGCACCAATATGTGGGGCGCACTGCAGCTGGCGGCACGCATGCGTGAGGAAGGGCGTACCGGCTCCATCGTCACGCTGCTGTGCGACAGCGGCGAGCGCTACCTTGAGACCTACTACAATGCAGAATGGGTACAGGCTAACATCGGCGACATCACGCCGTGGAAAGTGCAGATTGCACAGCTGCTGAAATAA